A stretch of Malus sylvestris chromosome 11, drMalSylv7.2, whole genome shotgun sequence DNA encodes these proteins:
- the LOC126589497 gene encoding protein SUPPRESSOR OF K(+) TRANSPORT GROWTH DEFECT 1 translates to MYSNFKEQAIEYVKQAVQEDNAGNYAKAFPLYMNALEYFKTHLKYEKNPKIKEAITQKFTEYLRRAEEIRAVLDDGGPGPASNGDAAVATKPKTKPKDGEGGDGEDPEQAKLRAGLNSAIIREKPNVQWNDVAGLESAKQALQEAVILPVKFPQFFTGKRRPWRAFLLYGPPGTGKSYLAKAVATEADSTFFSISSSDLVSKWMGESEKLVSNLFQMARDSAPSIIFIDEIDSLCGTRGEGNESEASRRIKTELLVQMQGVGHNDQKVLVLAATNTPYALDQAIRRRFDKRIYIPLPDLKARQHMFKVHLGDTPHNLTESDFESLARKTDGFSGSDIAVCVKDVLFEPVRKTQDAMFFFKDPKDMWIPCGPKQPGAVQITMQDLAAKGLASQILPPPITKTDFDKVLARQRPTVSKNDLEVHERFTREFGEEG, encoded by the exons ATGTATAGCAATTTCAAGGAGCAAGCGATTGAGTACGTGAAGCAAGCCGTGCAGGAAGATAATGCGGGAAATTACGCAAAGGCCTTCCCTTTGTACATGAACGCCTTGGAGTACTTCAAGACCCACTTGAAGTACGAGAAGAACCCTAAGATCAAGGAGGCAATAACCCAGAAGTTCACCGAGTACTTGCGCCGTGCCGAGGAGATTCGGGCGGTGTTGGATGACGGCGGCCCAGGGCCGGCGTCGAACGGGGATGCGGCGGTGGCCACCAAGCCCAAGACTAAGCCCAAAGACGGGGAGGGCGGTGACGGTGAGGATCCGGAGCAGGCGAAGCTCCGGGCGGGGCTGAATTCGGCGATTATAAGGGAAAAGCCCAATGTGCAATGGAATGATGTTGCTGGTTTGGAGAGTGCCAAGCAGGCCTTGCAAGAGGCGGTTATATTGCCGGTCAAATTCCCGCAGTTCTTTACTG GCAAGAGACGACCGTGGAGGGCATTTCTATTGTATGGGCCTCCTGGAACTGGAAAGTCTTACTTGGCCAAGGCTGTTGCAACCGAGGCAGACTCGACATTTTTCAG TATTTCGTCTTCAGACCTTGTTTCAAAATGGATGGGTGAGAGTGAAAAGCTAGTTTCAAACCTTTTCCAAATGGCTCGTGATAGTGCACCATCCATTATATTCATCGATGAGATAGATTCCTTATGTGGGACTCGTGGAGAAGGCAATGAGAGTGAAGCATCTAGACGAATTAAGACGGAACTTCTTGTGCAGATGCAg GGTGTGGGACACAATGATCAGAAAGTTCTTGTTCTTGCAGCAACAAATACTCCATATGCACTAGATCAG GCTATTCGGCGACGTTTTGACAAGCGTATATACATCCCCCTCCCAGATTTAAAGGCTCGACAGCATATGTTCAAA GTGCATCTAGGAGATACTCCCCACAACTTAACAGAAAGTGATTTCGAAAGCTTAGCTCGCAAAACTGATGGTTTTTCTGGTTCCGATATTGCTGTTTGT GTTAAAGACGTTCTCTTTGAACCTGTTCGTAAAACGCAAGATGCCATGTTCTTTTTCAAGGATCCTAAGGATATGTGGATACCATGTGGACCAAAGCAACCAGGTGCTGTCCAAATCACCATGCAGGATCTGGCGGCAAAAGGACTTGCGTCACAG